A region of Marnyiella aurantia DNA encodes the following proteins:
- a CDS encoding TlpA family protein disulfide reductase: MNKLKIHGLQQKALSSLGKYLFMMVLAFLAVTCSKKVEVSGKVTGGSPLERIEFTEASGVATLPVINMGVDKDGNFRGDFEAPKSGMYVISYAGKQNLIYLKAGQSLNISGDASSFPAEFKITGDAKGNNDFLQQTQKYMTEYTQKVNMQDHMNKDENAFLKALQKIQADLEKNIDEVGKKTSADKEVISWKKNDVRTGIMSIIPQYEMYRKQMTANPAFANSKALKDYELKLQEDKDMMVKEHPLYRNYLLGKMSEDFQKYATAQTAGKTDMITSEVFSSYLKQRKDLSQTAKDYLLAFVMAQSDINPSSTKETTDKVASIIDKDIKDADIKKDLKTVLFVLSGLKKGEVAPEASLIKQDGKAYKVADSKGKPTVMMFYASWTPYITESTVPILSQVVDFYKQKINFTFVNFDDTKEQFNKTSSAMLKGIPGTNVYAEGGLNSDFAKKYGIYGFKLTPSFIVLDKDGKIAGRNFFNLGDPELVALLDQLSGLKAPQVAPEASLQNDLFAPEAELQPEEGNTPPPAPATK, encoded by the coding sequence ATGAATAAACTGAAAATTCACGGATTACAGCAAAAAGCACTGAGTTCACTCGGTAAATATCTGTTTATGATGGTACTGGCTTTCCTGGCCGTTACCTGTTCAAAGAAAGTTGAAGTATCCGGTAAAGTAACCGGCGGCTCGCCACTGGAAAGAATTGAATTTACGGAAGCTTCCGGCGTGGCTACTTTGCCTGTAATCAATATGGGTGTAGATAAGGACGGAAACTTCAGAGGTGACTTTGAAGCGCCTAAAAGCGGCATGTATGTCATTTCATATGCCGGAAAACAAAACCTGATCTACCTGAAAGCAGGACAGAGCCTGAATATCTCCGGAGATGCTTCAAGCTTCCCAGCTGAATTTAAAATAACAGGAGATGCCAAAGGAAACAACGATTTTCTTCAGCAGACTCAGAAATATATGACCGAATATACCCAGAAGGTAAATATGCAGGATCATATGAACAAGGACGAAAATGCTTTCCTGAAAGCCCTTCAGAAAATCCAGGCAGACCTTGAAAAGAATATTGATGAAGTTGGCAAGAAAACCAGCGCCGACAAGGAAGTGATTTCCTGGAAGAAAAATGACGTGCGCACCGGTATTATGTCCATTATTCCGCAGTACGAAATGTACCGTAAGCAGATGACAGCTAACCCGGCTTTCGCCAATTCCAAAGCATTGAAGGATTATGAACTGAAGCTTCAGGAAGATAAGGATATGATGGTGAAGGAACATCCTTTATACCGCAACTACCTGTTGGGCAAGATGAGTGAGGATTTCCAGAAGTATGCTACTGCACAAACCGCCGGCAAGACAGATATGATCACTTCAGAGGTTTTCAGCAGCTATCTGAAGCAGCGCAAAGACCTTTCGCAAACCGCCAAGGATTACCTTTTGGCGTTCGTAATGGCGCAGTCGGACATCAATCCATCTTCCACAAAAGAAACAACTGATAAGGTAGCCTCCATCATTGATAAAGACATCAAGGATGCCGATATTAAAAAAGACCTGAAGACAGTACTGTTTGTTCTATCCGGTCTTAAGAAGGGAGAAGTGGCGCCGGAAGCGTCGCTTATCAAACAGGACGGTAAAGCTTATAAAGTGGCCGACAGTAAAGGTAAACCCACAGTAATGATGTTCTACGCATCCTGGACACCTTACATCACCGAATCTACCGTTCCAATCCTAAGCCAGGTGGTTGATTTCTATAAGCAGAAAATCAACTTTACTTTTGTGAATTTTGATGATACCAAAGAGCAGTTCAATAAGACCAGCTCGGCCATGCTGAAAGGCATCCCTGGAACCAATGTATATGCTGAAGGCGGTCTGAACTCGGACTTTGCAAAGAAATACGGTATTTACGGCTTTAAACTGACACCAAGTTTCATCGTATTGGATAAAGACGGTAAAATCGCCGGACGGAACTTCTTCAATCTGGGCGATCCCGAACTCGTAGCATTGTTGGATCAATTGTCCGGACTTAAGGCACCGCAGGTAGCACCTGAGGCTTCGTTGCAGAACGATCTTTTTGCACCTGAAGCAGAGTTGCAGCCGGAAGAAGGAAACACTCCGCCGCCAGCACCTGCAACTAAGTAA